Proteins from a single region of Candidatus Kryptoniota bacterium:
- a CDS encoding PP2C family protein-serine/threonine phosphatase yields MKIKPIAAVFGIAAVAGLAIFVYLLPSYTGLYSVDSRLTPADARSMSESLAKEIDVKIPARSMNNTTFGLDEIALVYLQSSVGTKRGNELVRSDSIPLNYWTVIWFDPSQQSKEGEIFRAKYSQGGHLISYSITIPDTAAGKLLDESKARDALNSYWRTHNLSVITGTNLDEWKEKSSEPVRLEHRQDWTFTFTKQRADSFGLEGRISIRISGDQLVSFEKSYEAPSEFTLLYNSRSTPYVFLTFASWVVIFVLFAIGLVIFLKRYNEGEAGVGSSLLVSGTYYIAAALSMVLSFPSISKGVQISTLNLFYEGLVVLAALLLLWTPLLGILTFSAWGIGESSARAQWPNKLFTFDAATHLKFFNEKVGISILRGYAFGLILMGLYAIANPAFSLRVVLANSSTPLDSYVPSVQVIAESFALALFCETFYRFGVLSFFGKKRLVTGITVSAVLFVPSLFYSLPYGEYQILPRILITVVLSLALTFIFLRYDFLTVLVASILFNLAHSLVPLFGSENSYYRLNTIVAFAILVLPVILSFVALVKKQHFELSVNLMPKHIRRISERERMARELEIAKNVQINLLPRSNPSPSDFEFGGICIPALEVGGDYYDFVQLPNGMIGTAIADVSGKGLPAAIYMTLTKGALQAYGEDQPSPRKVLNRINSIVFKSISRGTFISMIYAVLDTRTKVVRFARAGHNPLVFFSTGANSAKLFTPNGLALGLDNSDKFNSTLEEMEIALKPGDVLVFYTDGFSEAMDSQANEFGEPRLVELIESARHLPVDEMLTEIEEGVRKFVGNAPQHDDMTMVAIKVKPTPAH; encoded by the coding sequence ATGAAGATTAAACCGATCGCCGCAGTATTCGGCATAGCCGCTGTTGCAGGGCTGGCAATATTCGTTTATTTGTTGCCTTCATATACGGGTCTCTATTCCGTCGACAGCAGGCTTACTCCTGCTGATGCGCGCTCAATGTCAGAGAGTCTTGCAAAAGAAATCGATGTGAAGATCCCGGCAAGATCGATGAACAATACAACATTCGGCCTGGATGAGATCGCCCTAGTTTATCTTCAGAGCAGTGTGGGTACAAAACGCGGAAACGAACTTGTAAGGTCGGATTCCATACCATTGAATTACTGGACGGTTATTTGGTTCGACCCATCGCAGCAATCAAAAGAGGGAGAGATTTTCCGTGCGAAATATTCCCAGGGGGGACATCTTATATCTTACTCAATCACAATTCCCGACACGGCCGCCGGAAAGCTCCTCGACGAGAGCAAGGCAAGAGACGCGCTCAATTCGTACTGGCGGACCCATAACCTCAGTGTCATAACCGGAACGAACCTGGATGAGTGGAAAGAGAAATCGTCCGAACCTGTGAGGCTCGAGCACCGACAGGACTGGACATTTACTTTTACGAAGCAAAGGGCGGATTCCTTTGGTCTCGAAGGGAGGATTTCAATCAGGATTTCCGGCGATCAGTTGGTCTCATTTGAAAAATCGTACGAGGCCCCGTCGGAGTTCACACTGCTTTATAATTCCAGGAGCACACCTTATGTGTTTCTCACTTTTGCGTCCTGGGTGGTGATTTTTGTCCTCTTCGCAATCGGTCTCGTGATATTCCTGAAAAGATACAACGAAGGAGAGGCCGGAGTCGGCTCATCTCTCCTGGTTAGCGGAACATACTACATCGCGGCTGCCCTATCTATGGTTCTCTCTTTCCCGTCGATCTCCAAAGGAGTTCAGATCTCGACATTAAACCTGTTCTACGAAGGGCTGGTAGTTCTTGCCGCGCTTCTTCTCCTGTGGACACCGCTCCTCGGAATCCTGACTTTCTCAGCGTGGGGCATAGGTGAATCCTCGGCGCGCGCCCAATGGCCGAACAAATTGTTTACCTTCGATGCCGCGACTCATCTGAAGTTCTTTAATGAGAAAGTCGGCATCTCGATACTTCGCGGATACGCGTTCGGCCTGATACTTATGGGTCTCTACGCGATCGCCAATCCGGCTTTCTCACTCAGAGTAGTTCTCGCTAATTCCAGTACTCCTCTGGATTCGTACGTCCCTTCGGTCCAAGTCATAGCCGAATCGTTCGCGCTCGCTCTCTTCTGCGAAACCTTCTACAGGTTCGGTGTCCTTTCCTTTTTCGGAAAGAAACGGCTCGTCACCGGAATCACAGTTTCAGCGGTGTTGTTCGTCCCTTCGCTTTTTTACTCGCTTCCATACGGCGAGTATCAAATCCTCCCTCGCATATTGATCACTGTCGTCTTATCTCTGGCACTGACTTTCATTTTCCTTCGATATGATTTCCTTACGGTCCTGGTCGCGAGCATTCTTTTCAATCTCGCACACTCGCTCGTGCCGCTATTCGGTTCCGAGAACTCCTATTATCGCTTGAACACGATTGTTGCTTTCGCGATTCTTGTTCTTCCGGTGATTCTTTCGTTCGTCGCTCTTGTAAAGAAACAGCACTTCGAGCTTTCAGTCAACCTGATGCCCAAGCATATCCGGCGGATAAGTGAAAGAGAGCGGATGGCGCGCGAACTCGAGATAGCAAAGAATGTTCAGATCAACCTCCTTCCGAGATCCAACCCCTCTCCTTCCGATTTCGAATTCGGAGGAATATGCATTCCCGCCCTCGAAGTCGGGGGAGATTACTATGATTTTGTCCAACTCCCGAACGGAATGATCGGCACCGCGATCGCGGACGTTTCAGGAAAAGGTCTGCCGGCTGCCATATACATGACTCTCACCAAAGGAGCGCTCCAGGCATACGGTGAAGACCAGCCCTCTCCGCGGAAAGTTCTGAACAGGATAAACTCGATAGTATTCAAGTCAATCTCCCGCGGAACTTTCATTAGTATGATCTACGCGGTTCTCGACACGCGTACGAAAGTGGTGCGCTTCGCCAGGGCAGGACATAACCCGCTTGTGTTCTTTTCGACCGGCGCAAACTCGGCGAAACTTTTCACGCCGAACGGACTCGCGCTTGGACTCGACAACTCGGATAAGTTCAATTCTACGCTGGAAGAAATGGAGATTGCGTTGAAGCCTGGAGACGTGCTTGTGTTTTATACCGACGGGTTCAGCGAGGCAATGGACTCACAGGCAAACGAATTCGGCGAGCCGAGACTTGTGGAACTCATTGAATCTGCCCGCCATCTCCCCGTGGACGAGATGCTCACCGAAATCGAAGAAGGTGTCAGGAAATTTGTCGGCAACGCCCCACAGCATGACGACATGACAATGGTTGCGATAAAAGTGAAGCCGACGCCGGCTCACTGA
- a CDS encoding M1 family metallopeptidase: MKKGLLSVICFLAILVHAKVCRSQDDAKYNPHETFDPAFGSASTSPFRDASGAPGANYWQNRADYKIEAALDTNSKSINGKVEITYTNNSPDELSYLWMQLEQNELAKGSRGIISGGNPDIQFAGGDSIESVMIEEHGKSIKGDYLINDTRMQIRLPIAMRPKGDKIKITIHYSFVIPPGGMGRTGWMYTQNGAIYDIAQWYPRMEVYDDVHGWNSFPFLGAGEFYLEYGDYDYSVTVPADQIVVGSGELVNPQKVLTGKEIAQLAEARKSDKRVYIVSPTEVGSAATRPTAKGMITWHFSMKNSRDAVWASSRAFIWDAACINLPSGRKSLAMSVYPIESSADSCYGRSTEYVKGSIEIFSKDWFEYPYPSAINVAGPVGGMEYPAIVFCWWKMYNKVMWYVTAHELGHNWFPMIVGSNERANAWMDEGFNTFIDVYASDEFNRGEYAPKRDNEFDPQGKNPARDIVPFMVGPNSLPIVTYADAIPGRYVHTLEYYKTALGLYMLREYVLGQDRFDYAFRTYIERWAYKHPVPEDFFRTMNDASGENLNWFWKGWFVKKYDLDQAVDSVRYVGGDPSKGALITLENKGKMVMPTTVEVKESDGKTGRLNLPVEVWERSGLFTFRYASTSSLDSVVVDPDKILPDVDATNNIWTAGTGK, from the coding sequence ATGAAAAAGGGACTTTTATCCGTTATCTGCTTTCTCGCGATTCTAGTACATGCGAAAGTATGCAGATCGCAGGACGACGCGAAGTACAATCCGCATGAGACATTCGATCCGGCTTTTGGCAGCGCTTCGACTTCTCCATTCCGGGACGCCAGCGGAGCGCCGGGCGCAAACTATTGGCAAAACAGAGCCGACTACAAAATAGAAGCGGCGCTCGACACAAATTCAAAATCAATAAATGGTAAAGTGGAGATAACATATACTAACAATAGTCCGGACGAGCTTTCTTATCTGTGGATGCAGCTTGAGCAAAACGAGCTCGCAAAGGGCTCACGTGGGATAATAAGCGGCGGTAATCCGGACATTCAATTCGCTGGAGGAGACAGTATTGAATCCGTCATGATTGAGGAACACGGAAAGAGCATTAAGGGAGATTATCTCATCAATGATACAAGGATGCAGATCAGGCTCCCGATAGCGATGAGGCCCAAGGGAGACAAAATCAAGATCACTATTCATTACTCGTTCGTGATCCCGCCGGGTGGGATGGGCAGAACGGGATGGATGTACACTCAGAATGGAGCAATCTATGACATCGCCCAATGGTACCCTCGAATGGAAGTCTACGACGATGTCCATGGATGGAACAGCTTTCCGTTTCTTGGAGCGGGAGAGTTCTATCTTGAATATGGGGATTACGACTATTCGGTAACGGTGCCTGCCGACCAGATTGTAGTCGGTTCGGGAGAACTTGTAAACCCGCAGAAAGTTTTGACCGGCAAAGAAATTGCGCAGCTTGCCGAGGCGAGAAAAAGTGACAAGAGAGTGTACATTGTTTCGCCGACTGAGGTAGGAAGTGCCGCAACGCGTCCAACAGCGAAGGGAATGATTACATGGCACTTCAGTATGAAGAACTCCAGGGACGCCGTGTGGGCGAGCTCCCGCGCGTTTATCTGGGACGCAGCTTGCATAAATCTTCCGAGCGGCAGAAAATCTCTCGCCATGTCCGTATACCCGATAGAGAGCTCGGCTGATTCGTGTTACGGAAGATCTACTGAATATGTAAAAGGAAGTATCGAGATCTTTTCAAAAGACTGGTTCGAATATCCATATCCGTCGGCGATAAATGTCGCGGGGCCGGTCGGTGGAATGGAGTATCCAGCCATCGTTTTCTGCTGGTGGAAAATGTACAACAAGGTGATGTGGTATGTTACCGCGCACGAGCTCGGACATAACTGGTTTCCAATGATCGTGGGCTCAAACGAGCGGGCGAACGCTTGGATGGACGAGGGCTTCAATACGTTCATCGACGTTTACGCGTCTGACGAATTCAATCGCGGAGAGTACGCTCCTAAAAGGGACAATGAATTTGATCCGCAAGGAAAGAACCCGGCACGCGACATTGTACCCTTCATGGTCGGACCCAACTCGCTCCCGATTGTGACTTACGCAGACGCTATTCCGGGGAGATACGTTCACACACTGGAATATTATAAAACCGCGCTCGGCCTTTACATGCTGAGGGAATATGTTCTCGGCCAAGACAGATTCGATTACGCATTCCGGACTTACATAGAGCGCTGGGCATATAAACACCCTGTGCCTGAAGATTTTTTTAGAACTATGAACGATGCGTCCGGAGAAAACCTCAACTGGTTCTGGAAAGGCTGGTTCGTGAAGAAGTACGATCTCGATCAGGCTGTTGACAGCGTCAGGTACGTCGGCGGTGATCCCTCAAAGGGAGCTCTTATCACCCTTGAGAATAAAGGAAAGATGGTGATGCCTACAACTGTTGAGGTCAAAGAATCAGACGGTAAAACCGGAAGACTCAATCTACCTGTTGAAGTCTGGGAGCGAAGCGGGTTGTTCACTTTCAGGTATGCATCGACTTCGTCCCTCGATTCCGTCGTTGTCGATCCCGATAAGATACTTCCCGACGTGGACGCCACAAACAACATCTGGACAGCCGGTACGGGAAAATAG